One Caulobacter segnis genomic window carries:
- a CDS encoding YceI family protein yields the protein MVRAVILALSTTVALLTASAAAAAPDKNPATAPSGDYALDKRHAALIARIDHQGGVSKSVFRFDGLDGTLKWDGAKPEQSSLSVTIDPKSIVTPVAGFAEELAGDKFFKSAQFPTITFVSKSVVLSGPTSGKVTGDLTFLGVTKPVVLDVTFGGVGKAKDGAKLGFAATARFDRRDFGFTTLSGPIGNDVDIQIDIEFDQIKK from the coding sequence ATGGTTCGGGCTGTCATTCTCGCGCTTTCGACGACCGTCGCGCTGCTCACCGCGTCCGCCGCCGCGGCGGCGCCGGACAAGAACCCCGCGACCGCGCCCAGCGGCGACTACGCGCTGGACAAGCGGCACGCGGCCCTGATCGCCCGCATCGACCACCAGGGCGGCGTTTCCAAGAGCGTGTTCCGCTTCGACGGCTTGGACGGGACCCTGAAGTGGGACGGCGCCAAGCCCGAACAGTCCAGCCTGTCGGTCACTATCGATCCCAAGTCGATCGTCACGCCGGTTGCTGGCTTCGCCGAGGAACTGGCGGGCGACAAGTTCTTCAAGTCGGCCCAGTTCCCGACCATCACCTTCGTGTCCAAGTCGGTCGTGCTCAGCGGCCCGACCTCGGGCAAGGTGACGGGTGACCTGACCTTCCTGGGCGTGACCAAGCCGGTGGTGCTGGACGTCACCTTCGGCGGCGTGGGCAAGGCCAAGGACGGCGCCAAGCTGGGTTTCGCCGCCACCGCCCGGTTCGACCGTCGCGATTTCGGCTTCACCACTCTGTCCGGCCCGATCGGCAACGATGTCGATATCCAGATCGACATCGAATTCGACCAGATCAAGAAGTGA
- a CDS encoding family 43 glycosylhydrolase gives MIPDSTPSRRTLLAGAGALAVGGPAAARATGRAPVPSNPLVRQRADALIFRHTDGLYYMTASVPEYDRLAIRRAPTLAGLATAPEAVIWRRPKTGKLGGYIWAPELHEIDGRWHMYFAAGDAGEPFHIRTYVLRCLDKDALTGRWEMAGQLQTPWDTFTLDSTVFSHRGVRYLLWAQQEPGIKTNSNLYLAPLATPTTLARPPARLTMPTLDWEIQGFKVAEGPAPLVRNGKVFISYSASATDDRYCLGLLTADEDADLMSPDAWSKSPVPVFVSSEETGVWGPGHNSFTVDELGRDVLVYHGRDYKKIQGDPLFDPNRHTRVQRLYYKADGTPDFGAPVGAGPVPDRFSPLDRPDVFLRHEGERVGVGAGPLPTTQFRQIPSPLGGGAVSLEPILKPGHVLTVGADGVVGVARAGGDPRRAAFREVPGLAGARGVSFAALAGGHLRHRDGAVLVGPVGDATGRAAATFRVT, from the coding sequence ATGATTCCCGATTCCACGCCCTCCCGCCGGACCTTGCTGGCCGGCGCCGGGGCCCTGGCTGTCGGCGGTCCCGCGGCCGCCCGCGCCACCGGGCGCGCGCCGGTCCCGTCGAACCCGCTGGTGCGCCAGCGGGCCGACGCCCTGATCTTCAGGCACACCGATGGTCTCTACTACATGACCGCGTCGGTGCCGGAGTACGACCGGCTGGCCATCCGACGCGCGCCGACCCTGGCGGGGCTGGCCACCGCCCCGGAGGCGGTGATCTGGCGGCGACCCAAGACCGGCAAGCTGGGCGGCTACATCTGGGCGCCCGAACTGCACGAGATCGACGGTCGCTGGCACATGTATTTCGCGGCCGGCGACGCGGGCGAACCGTTCCACATCCGCACCTACGTCCTGCGCTGCCTGGACAAGGACGCCCTGACGGGCCGCTGGGAGATGGCCGGCCAGTTGCAGACGCCCTGGGACACCTTCACCCTCGACTCAACGGTCTTCAGCCATCGCGGCGTCCGCTACCTGCTGTGGGCCCAGCAGGAGCCGGGCATCAAGACCAACAGCAACCTCTATCTAGCGCCGCTGGCCACCCCGACCACCCTGGCCAGGCCGCCGGCGCGTCTGACCATGCCGACGCTGGACTGGGAGATCCAGGGCTTCAAGGTCGCCGAAGGGCCCGCGCCCCTGGTTCGCAATGGCAAGGTGTTCATCAGCTATTCGGCCAGCGCCACCGACGATCGCTACTGCCTGGGCTTGCTGACGGCCGACGAGGACGCGGACCTGATGTCGCCGGACGCCTGGAGCAAGTCGCCGGTCCCCGTCTTCGTCTCGTCGGAGGAGACCGGCGTCTGGGGCCCTGGCCACAACTCGTTCACCGTCGACGAGCTGGGGCGTGACGTCCTCGTCTACCATGGCCGCGACTACAAGAAGATCCAGGGCGATCCGCTGTTCGACCCTAACCGCCATACCCGCGTGCAGCGCCTCTACTACAAAGCTGACGGGACGCCCGACTTCGGCGCGCCGGTCGGGGCGGGGCCGGTTCCCGACCGGTTCTCGCCGCTGGATCGTCCGGACGTCTTCTTGCGCCACGAGGGCGAGCGCGTCGGCGTTGGAGCCGGCCCGCTGCCGACCACCCAGTTCCGCCAGATTCCCAGCCCGCTGGGCGGCGGCGCGGTTTCGCTGGAGCCGATCCTCAAGCCCGGCCACGTGCTGACCGTGGGCGCCGATGGCGTGGTCGGCGTCGCGCGGGCGGGCGGCGATCCGCGGCGCGCCGCGTTCCGAGAGGTTCCGGGCCTGGCGGGCGCCAGGGGCGTGTCGTTCGCGGCCCTGGCTGGCGGTCATCTGCGCCACCGCGACGGCGCGGTCCTCGTCGGCCCGGTCGGGGACGCCACGGGCCGGGCCGCCGCGACCTTCCGTGTGACCTAG
- a CDS encoding TonB-dependent receptor: MLVQSANPRGASSARRAWLASVAVSALFLGVATGAQAQAQSGVSATRGEDNEVEEVVVRGIRASLEKGLAVKRQASQVVESVVAEDIGKLPDNNVVDALQRIAGVQVTNRSGGEATAISIRGLPDITTTWNGRNVFTASGRQFALQDIPANLVKRIDVYKTRAAEQIETGIAGQVDVQTRRPFDFSGPAFSLAARGIWHEQADKFNPNLSALVSNRWDTKAGEVGALLSVSYARTKFRDQSVTAGALVPFMTATPAAGWTPLERIQPTDGRAPGQQLWIPGSNSGLPSKAGSTLTVNGVATPYFLARDAVFASDFYGDRKRPAVNAALQWAPNDRSEYTFEFFYDGYRNTTFNSLLFSFVDWWGNLGPNPASTYTLYPGANVIKTRTVGSVYGFNSGDLTSAKTDSFVYALNGKWEIGDRLHLTGDFSYQDSQFSSQFLAMRTDRVANSITVDFNPGNGVTAFKFDNNALLKDPAQWNVAQFYDNANKNEGDAITLSFDGVYDADWGALRTLKFGGRYDFRGASESQRTQDGFLGRPLSTLDKGLQFTNADFFDGRADVPTSWVLANGYYLRDHATEIRALYKTVNPAFKTTDQLRLFKNFAIDEATTAAYLQADFEQDLFGRPLKAQAGLRYVSVDTDMAFNDQLTGARRLASTKVSDLLPSVTVRYDVANDFVLRFNYGKTLRRPNFTDLNPNYNLTGDLTNVGYGSGTGGNPDLEATRATNYDLTAEWYFQPGSALYATAFRREIDGLVVSLRRRQTIANSGQNTNSFVISQPVNASDGVLKGLEVGLVYFPEYLPGVLKGLGVQASLTKLESSQNVPSTDASGAITGQQRTTFFGVSDLSYNVTLAYERGKLGARLSYVWRDDFLARNEAALFANPIGIWSKPEKSLDFQLNYQVRDNLSVSFDAVNLTDEIAQSYYAFGDAGGPTTDNFGSTILSRTFAVGLRYSFN; this comes from the coding sequence ATGTTGGTTCAATCCGCCAATCCGCGCGGAGCCTCGAGCGCGCGTCGCGCCTGGCTGGCTTCTGTCGCCGTTTCAGCCTTGTTCCTCGGTGTCGCCACCGGCGCTCAAGCCCAAGCCCAGTCGGGCGTTTCAGCGACTCGAGGCGAGGACAACGAAGTCGAGGAGGTGGTCGTGCGCGGCATCCGCGCCAGCCTCGAGAAGGGCCTCGCGGTCAAGCGCCAGGCCAGTCAGGTGGTCGAATCGGTTGTGGCCGAGGACATCGGCAAGTTGCCGGACAATAACGTCGTCGACGCCCTGCAGCGGATCGCCGGCGTACAGGTGACCAACCGCTCGGGCGGCGAGGCGACCGCGATCTCGATCCGGGGCCTGCCCGACATCACCACCACCTGGAACGGTCGCAACGTCTTCACGGCCTCGGGCCGTCAATTCGCCCTGCAGGACATTCCGGCCAATCTGGTCAAGCGCATCGACGTCTACAAGACTCGCGCCGCCGAGCAGATCGAGACCGGCATCGCCGGCCAGGTCGACGTCCAGACCCGCCGCCCCTTCGACTTCTCCGGCCCGGCCTTCTCGCTGGCCGCGCGCGGCATCTGGCACGAGCAGGCCGACAAGTTTAATCCCAACCTCAGCGCCCTGGTCAGCAATCGCTGGGACACCAAGGCCGGCGAGGTCGGGGCGCTGCTCAGCGTCAGCTACGCCCGCACCAAGTTCCGCGACCAGAGCGTCACGGCCGGGGCCCTGGTGCCGTTCATGACCGCCACACCCGCCGCCGGCTGGACGCCGCTGGAGCGCATTCAGCCGACCGACGGCCGCGCGCCCGGTCAGCAACTGTGGATTCCCGGCAGCAACAGCGGCCTGCCCAGCAAGGCCGGCTCGACCCTGACCGTCAACGGCGTCGCCACGCCTTACTTTTTGGCCCGCGACGCGGTGTTCGCCAGCGACTTTTACGGCGACCGCAAGCGCCCCGCCGTCAACGCCGCCCTGCAATGGGCGCCCAACGATCGCAGCGAATACACCTTCGAGTTCTTCTACGACGGCTACCGCAACACGACCTTCAACAGCCTGCTGTTCTCGTTCGTCGACTGGTGGGGAAACCTCGGCCCGAACCCGGCCTCGACCTACACGCTGTATCCTGGCGCCAACGTCATCAAGACCCGCACCGTCGGCTCGGTCTATGGCTTCAACAGCGGCGACTTGACCAGCGCCAAGACCGACAGCTTCGTCTACGCCCTGAACGGCAAGTGGGAGATCGGCGACCGCCTGCACCTGACCGGTGATTTCTCGTACCAGGACAGCCAGTTCAGCTCGCAATTCCTGGCCATGCGCACCGACCGCGTCGCCAACTCGATCACGGTCGATTTCAATCCGGGCAATGGGGTGACGGCGTTCAAGTTCGACAACAACGCCCTGCTCAAGGACCCGGCCCAGTGGAACGTCGCCCAGTTCTACGACAACGCCAACAAGAACGAGGGCGACGCGATCACGCTGTCATTCGACGGCGTCTATGACGCCGACTGGGGCGCGCTGAGGACGCTGAAATTCGGCGGCCGCTACGACTTCCGAGGCGCGTCGGAATCCCAGCGCACCCAGGACGGCTTCCTGGGGCGGCCGCTCAGCACGCTGGACAAGGGCCTGCAGTTCACTAACGCGGACTTCTTCGACGGCCGGGCGGACGTGCCGACCTCGTGGGTGCTGGCCAACGGCTATTACCTGCGCGACCACGCCACCGAGATCCGAGCGCTGTACAAGACGGTCAATCCAGCCTTCAAGACCACCGACCAGCTGCGCCTGTTCAAGAATTTCGCGATCGACGAGGCAACGACCGCCGCCTATCTGCAGGCCGACTTCGAACAGGACCTGTTCGGCCGCCCGCTGAAGGCTCAGGCAGGCCTGCGCTATGTCAGCGTCGATACCGACATGGCCTTCAACGACCAGCTCACCGGCGCCCGCAGGCTGGCGTCGACCAAGGTCAGCGATCTCCTGCCCAGCGTCACGGTGCGCTACGATGTCGCCAACGACTTCGTGCTGCGCTTCAACTACGGCAAGACCCTGCGGCGGCCGAACTTCACGGACCTGAATCCGAACTACAACCTGACCGGCGACCTGACCAACGTCGGCTACGGTTCGGGCACGGGCGGCAATCCCGACCTCGAGGCCACCCGCGCCACCAATTACGATCTGACGGCCGAGTGGTATTTCCAGCCGGGCAGTGCGCTCTACGCCACGGCCTTCCGCCGCGAGATCGACGGCCTGGTGGTGTCGCTGCGTCGTCGCCAGACCATCGCCAACAGCGGCCAGAACACCAACTCGTTCGTCATCAGCCAGCCGGTCAACGCCTCGGACGGCGTGTTGAAGGGGCTGGAGGTCGGCCTGGTCTACTTCCCCGAATACCTGCCGGGCGTGCTGAAGGGGCTGGGCGTCCAGGCCAGCCTGACTAAGCTGGAGTCCTCGCAGAACGTGCCGTCGACCGACGCGTCGGGCGCCATCACCGGCCAGCAGAGGACCACGTTCTTCGGCGTGTCTGACCTTTCGTACAACGTCACCCTGGCCTACGAGCGGGGCAAGCTCGGCGCGCGCCTGTCGTATGTCTGGCGCGACGACTTCCTGGCCCGGAACGAAGCGGCGTTGTTCGCCAACCCGATCGGCATCTGGAGCAAGCCGGAAAAGAGCCTGGACTTCCAGCTGAACTATCAGGTGCGCGACAACCTGTCGGTCAGCTTCGACGCGGTGAACCTCACGGACGAGATCGCCCAGTCCTACTACGCTTTCGGCGACGCCGGCGGCCCGACGACCGACAACTTCGGCTCGACGATCCTCAGCCGGACGTTCGCGGTCGGCCTGCGGTATTCGTTCAACTGA